The proteins below come from a single Agrobacterium vitis genomic window:
- a CDS encoding HK97 gp10 family phage protein: protein MSNLLNLAKLDRKIKRLPDLAKAEIKAGMEAAADGVVAMMKNLVAVEDGTLRDSIGWTWGKVPKGAGIVAAVKSQMGNDLSITIYAGSTEAYYARWVEYGTAPHKNGGMYAGSENPGTRARPFFYVSWRASKKSAKRTVRKAVRTAARKVAAS from the coding sequence ATGAGCAACCTCCTCAATCTTGCCAAACTGGACCGGAAAATCAAGCGCCTGCCAGACCTAGCCAAGGCCGAAATCAAAGCCGGTATGGAAGCGGCGGCCGATGGCGTCGTTGCCATGATGAAGAACCTGGTCGCGGTCGAAGACGGCACGCTTCGCGACAGCATCGGCTGGACCTGGGGCAAGGTGCCGAAAGGGGCGGGGATTGTCGCCGCGGTCAAATCGCAGATGGGCAATGATCTCTCCATCACCATCTATGCCGGCAGCACCGAGGCCTATTATGCCCGCTGGGTGGAATACGGCACGGCACCCCACAAGAACGGCGGCATGTATGCCGGATCAGAAAACCCCGGCACCAGGGCGCGGCCGTTCTTCTATGTGTCCTGGCGGGCCAGCAAAAAGTCAGCCAAACGAACGGTGCGCAAAGCTGTCCGCACCGCAGCACGAAAGGTGGCGGCCTCATGA
- a CDS encoding DUF3168 domain-containing protein yields MSEDAAHELQVAIVTCLKADADVTAIIAGRVYDRVPQGVSLPYVSFGPTQELPENADGLDLSDLFIQLSVWSDDPGYAEGRRIARAIVAALSGDMLSLNDNALVYLELDSRRDLRDPDGLTTHIALTFRAAIENH; encoded by the coding sequence ATGAGCGAAGATGCAGCACACGAATTGCAGGTGGCGATTGTCACCTGCCTGAAAGCCGATGCTGATGTGACGGCCATTATTGCCGGTCGCGTCTATGACCGGGTGCCGCAGGGCGTGAGCCTGCCTTATGTGTCTTTCGGCCCAACCCAGGAATTACCCGAAAATGCCGATGGGCTGGACCTGTCCGACCTGTTCATCCAGTTGAGCGTCTGGTCGGACGATCCTGGCTATGCCGAGGGGCGGCGGATTGCCAGGGCAATCGTCGCGGCGCTGTCCGGTGATATGCTGTCCCTCAATGACAATGCGCTTGTCTATCTCGAACTGGATAGCCGACGCGATCTGCGCGACCCGGATGGATTGACCACGCATATTGCGCTGACCTTCCGCGCCGCTATCGAAAATCACTGA
- a CDS encoding head-tail adaptor protein → MASKRSTGDLKRLIVFEQREEIDRGDGVTVASWVERYRCRAGFVHLRGGETVMADRLQGEHSQVIFVRDCIEARDVETDWRIRDLDTERLFNIRDVTAGEWTDSDRRWIDFLCQSGGVAG, encoded by the coding sequence ATGGCGAGCAAGAGATCGACGGGTGACCTGAAGCGCTTGATTGTCTTCGAGCAGCGCGAAGAGATCGACCGGGGCGATGGTGTCACCGTCGCATCATGGGTTGAGCGCTATCGTTGCCGTGCGGGTTTTGTCCATCTTCGTGGTGGCGAGACTGTGATGGCGGATCGGCTGCAAGGCGAGCATTCGCAGGTGATTTTTGTGCGCGATTGCATTGAGGCGCGGGACGTCGAAACCGACTGGCGCATTCGTGACCTCGATACAGAGCGCCTCTTTAATATCCGAGACGTGACTGCCGGCGAATGGACCGACAGCGACCGACGCTGGATCGACTTCCTCTGCCAGAGCGGCGGGGTGGCTGGATGA
- a CDS encoding head-tail connector protein encodes MSWYAATVTAKATDLPVTVATVKERCGIDTAHDDAILQMMIEEVVSVIEQTCNLSVSPKTLVAQCDSWADLERLPDGPVKPGSKPIITYTSPDGGEVVLDPALYRLKSDGLTLGLVPIRSWPQAHRGAPVTVTYEVGFVELPFDLRLGIIMRVAEIYGKPESSAADVVTDFDRLLVNWRRGA; translated from the coding sequence ATGAGCTGGTATGCCGCGACAGTCACGGCGAAAGCGACCGATCTGCCGGTCACGGTCGCGACCGTCAAAGAGCGCTGCGGCATCGATACCGCCCATGATGACGCCATACTACAAATGATGATCGAGGAAGTCGTCTCGGTCATCGAGCAGACTTGCAATCTGTCGGTCTCCCCGAAAACCCTGGTGGCACAATGCGATAGCTGGGCCGATCTGGAGCGCCTGCCGGATGGACCGGTGAAACCTGGAAGTAAGCCCATCATCACCTATACATCACCGGATGGTGGGGAAGTTGTCCTCGATCCCGCGCTGTATCGGCTCAAATCCGATGGGCTGACGCTCGGCCTGGTTCCTATCCGATCCTGGCCGCAGGCGCATCGGGGAGCGCCTGTGACCGTCACCTATGAGGTCGGGTTTGTCGAGCTGCCTTTTGATCTTCGTCTCGGCATCATCATGCGCGTGGCTGAGATTTACGGCAAGCCGGAAAGCAGCGCGGCGGATGTGGTGACCGACTTCGACCGGCTGCTGGTCAATTGGCGGCGGGGGGCGTGA